A single window of Thalassoroseus pseudoceratinae DNA harbors:
- a CDS encoding TauD/TfdA family dioxygenase: MSTETLTVEPLSLPTQQEYDGIPFPLVLACRTANATVEAVRDWVQANRDELDEQASRHGTILFRDFPLTSDQDFDAFITAFDYENFAYRDSLSNAVRVNRTPRVFTANEAPSEVTIFLHHEMAQTPVYPSRLFFFCEHAAEEGGATPLCRSDILFRELQKACPKFADDCEQKGLLYSNVMPAVDDPKSGMGRSWQSTLRADTKAAAEARLLELGYSWEWLEDGCLRMTTPVMPAVRTLPDGRKTFFNQLIAAAHWQDSRNDAEKAITFGDGSPLDRDAVAIAVELGDKLSFDVPWQRGDVALVDNFVVMHGRRPFVGTRKVLASLVAANV; this comes from the coding sequence ATGTCGACTGAAACTCTAACCGTCGAACCCTTGTCGCTGCCAACCCAGCAGGAATACGACGGCATCCCGTTCCCGCTGGTTCTGGCGTGTCGAACGGCCAACGCGACCGTGGAAGCCGTCCGTGATTGGGTCCAAGCGAACCGCGATGAACTCGATGAGCAAGCCTCGCGACACGGGACGATTCTATTCCGGGATTTTCCGCTGACATCCGATCAAGATTTCGATGCCTTCATTACAGCGTTCGATTACGAGAATTTTGCATATCGGGATTCGCTATCGAACGCCGTGCGGGTCAATCGCACACCGCGGGTGTTCACGGCGAACGAAGCGCCGTCGGAAGTGACGATTTTCCTGCATCACGAGATGGCTCAGACACCGGTCTACCCGAGTCGGTTGTTCTTTTTCTGCGAACATGCTGCGGAAGAAGGCGGAGCCACACCGCTGTGCCGATCCGACATTCTGTTCCGCGAACTTCAAAAAGCCTGTCCGAAGTTCGCCGACGATTGCGAGCAAAAAGGACTTCTGTATTCCAACGTGATGCCGGCTGTGGACGACCCCAAGTCCGGCATGGGCCGAAGTTGGCAGAGCACATTGCGAGCAGACACGAAAGCCGCCGCCGAGGCACGACTTTTGGAACTCGGTTACTCATGGGAGTGGCTAGAAGACGGTTGCTTGCGAATGACCACTCCAGTGATGCCGGCGGTGCGGACGCTTCCGGATGGTCGCAAAACATTCTTCAATCAACTCATTGCTGCCGCCCATTGGCAAGACAGTCGAAATGATGCGGAGAAGGCGATCACGTTCGGCGATGGCAGCCCGCTCGACCGGGATGCCGTCGCGATTGCGGTCGAACTTGGTGACAAACTGAGCTTCGACGTTCCTTGGCAACGTGGCGATGTGGCGTTGGTCGATAACTTCGTGGTCATGCACGGTCGCCGCCCCTTCGTCGGCACGCGGAAAGTCCTCGCCTCACTCGTTGCAGCGAATGTCTGA
- a CDS encoding aldo/keto reductase, with protein MSSSLTLSTGDKLPSVGLGLWKVDPSEAPSLIQSAVDAGYRHFDCACDYGNEDAVGEGLQAIFDSGAVSRSDVWLTSKLWNTYHAAEHVRPALERTLRDLRVDALDLYLIHFPIAQQFVPFETRYPPGWFTDPDAAEPKIEPAKVPIQETWRAMESLVREGLVRNIGFSNFNCSLIRDVLSYAEIRPSVLQIESHPYLTQEKLVRYCQQEDIAVTAFSPLGAPSYVGIGMAEKEESVMNLPEIKAIAESHGRSPAQVVLRWGVQRGTAIVPKTSKPERLKENISLFDFELTNQEMQTIASLNRNRRFNDPGVFCEEAFNTFFPIYE; from the coding sequence ATGTCCAGTTCGTTGACACTCTCGACAGGCGACAAACTCCCATCGGTGGGTTTGGGTCTGTGGAAAGTCGATCCGTCCGAAGCCCCGTCCCTTATTCAATCGGCCGTCGATGCCGGTTACCGGCATTTCGATTGTGCCTGTGATTACGGCAACGAGGACGCCGTCGGCGAGGGCTTGCAAGCGATTTTCGATTCCGGTGCCGTTTCGCGAAGTGACGTCTGGTTGACTTCAAAACTTTGGAACACCTATCACGCCGCCGAACACGTTCGCCCGGCCCTTGAACGAACGCTCCGCGATCTCCGCGTCGACGCGCTGGATTTATACCTGATCCACTTTCCGATCGCGCAACAATTCGTGCCGTTCGAGACCCGTTATCCGCCCGGTTGGTTCACCGACCCAGACGCCGCCGAGCCGAAAATTGAACCGGCAAAAGTTCCGATTCAGGAAACTTGGCGAGCGATGGAGTCGTTAGTTCGCGAGGGCTTGGTTCGCAACATCGGTTTCTCGAACTTCAATTGCAGCCTGATTCGCGATGTTTTGTCCTACGCGGAAATCCGTCCGTCGGTCTTGCAGATTGAATCCCATCCGTATCTCACGCAGGAAAAGCTCGTTCGATACTGCCAGCAGGAAGACATCGCGGTAACGGCGTTCTCTCCGCTGGGTGCCCCGTCGTACGTGGGGATCGGCATGGCCGAGAAAGAGGAATCGGTCATGAACTTGCCGGAAATCAAAGCCATTGCGGAATCGCACGGTCGATCACCGGCCCAAGTGGTCCTCCGGTGGGGGGTGCAACGGGGAACGGCAATCGTCCCCAAAACATCCAAGCCCGAACGGCTCAAAGAAAACATCAGTTTGTTCGATTTCGAGCTGACCAACCAAGAGATGCAGACCATTGCCAGCCTGAATCGCAACCGTCGATTCAACGATCCCGGCGTGTTCTGCGAGGAAGCGTTCAATACCTTCTTTCCGATCTATGAGTAA
- a CDS encoding HEAT repeat domain-containing protein, giving the protein MGIRIITLLSVVAAFQYVAPIAFADLIKLNSGGEVRGQFEHKTKVADLPEVTITTPTGATLIIPQEEIDFVTRRSQAVEEYETRSRRIPNTVEAHWDLATWCLKNKLPAQRERELERVVELAPDHEDAHRSLGHIQHDGTWMTKEEKFLSQGYVKHDGKWITPQEKALLEDAESHDQQDKDWIKKIRQLKGYLLSRPAQSQQALAELKRISDPHAVPALSYFFSDDPNVSMRSLYVGILGQISGPRGVTPLVKQSLFDVAPQIRRAARDAIPEEQYKLAMSLYARELSNGLNTIVCRAGAALEQVGDDQAVPALIGALVTTHQYRIQVPEDSYSFGANGTYGGGTQLPPDIEVGLRTGMFNGAVVNDPGAAGRPTKTVTVSVNHENPQVLSALKKITGKNFGYDERTWALWLQAQQAGLVSNDE; this is encoded by the coding sequence ATGGGGATTCGCATCATCACACTGCTCTCGGTCGTTGCAGCGTTTCAGTATGTTGCTCCGATTGCATTCGCGGACTTAATCAAACTGAACAGCGGAGGCGAAGTCCGTGGGCAGTTCGAACACAAGACGAAAGTGGCCGATCTTCCGGAAGTCACGATCACGACACCGACCGGTGCAACGTTGATCATTCCGCAGGAGGAAATCGACTTTGTCACCCGGCGATCGCAAGCCGTCGAAGAGTATGAGACGCGAAGCCGCCGAATCCCGAACACCGTGGAAGCCCATTGGGACTTGGCCACTTGGTGCCTCAAAAACAAATTGCCGGCTCAACGCGAACGCGAATTGGAACGCGTGGTGGAACTCGCCCCCGACCACGAAGACGCTCACCGCAGCCTCGGCCACATTCAGCACGATGGAACTTGGATGACGAAAGAGGAAAAGTTCCTCTCCCAAGGATACGTCAAACACGATGGCAAATGGATCACGCCTCAGGAAAAGGCGTTGCTCGAAGACGCCGAGTCCCATGACCAACAGGACAAAGATTGGATCAAGAAGATTCGGCAGCTCAAGGGCTACCTGCTCAGCCGACCGGCCCAAAGTCAGCAGGCACTCGCCGAGCTCAAACGAATCAGCGATCCGCATGCGGTTCCGGCGTTGTCCTATTTCTTCAGTGACGACCCCAACGTGTCCATGCGATCGTTGTACGTCGGAATTCTCGGGCAGATCTCCGGTCCTCGGGGAGTGACGCCGCTGGTGAAGCAGTCGCTGTTTGACGTTGCTCCGCAAATCCGACGGGCCGCCCGTGACGCCATTCCGGAAGAGCAGTACAAACTCGCAATGTCGCTTTACGCTCGGGAACTCAGCAATGGTTTGAATACAATCGTCTGCCGAGCCGGAGCGGCTTTGGAACAAGTCGGTGACGACCAAGCCGTGCCCGCACTCATTGGCGCCCTGGTCACCACGCATCAATACCGCATTCAAGTCCCCGAAGACTCCTACAGTTTCGGAGCCAACGGCACATACGGTGGTGGCACGCAACTGCCGCCGGATATCGAAGTCGGTTTACGGACAGGCATGTTCAACGGGGCCGTGGTGAACGATCCCGGTGCCGCCGGTCGCCCCACGAAAACCGTAACGGTCAGTGTCAACCACGAGAATCCCCAAGTCCTGAGTGCTCTCAAAAAGATCACCGGCAAGAACTTCGGTTACGACGAACGAACCTGGGCCTTGTGGCTGCAAGCACAACAAGCCGGTCTGGTTTCCAACGACGAATAA